ATTCGGAGCATAATCTTTTAAAGAAGCCTTATTGAAAATCTCTTCATAGAGCGGCGCAATATAATTGGAAAGATCTTTCCAGTTGCTGTCTGTTGCAAAATCGATAAAAGGAAAAATTTCACGGTTGGCGTCAACCGGATTTATATAGTTATTCTCATCAATCACAAAGCGCTCTCCTTTTTTAAGGTAACGAACTTCTGGCTTCAAAACATTCCCCTGTTCATCTCTGAAAAAGGTCTTTTTGTAGGCAATAACTCTGTCTCTATCATTAATAAAAGTAAACTTAAAATTCCCATAAGCCCAATAATTATCAGGACTTACCCATACATGCTTTGAAAATTCTTTTCTGAGGAAATCTCTTTCTGAAAAAGCTTTAACGCGAGAATCTTCTAAGATCAAAACATCATATAATCTAAGATCCTTTATCGTGATATTAATTTTTTTATTGCTACTCAACACTCCGCCGGCACTTTGGTTTTCGCTATCAAAGACTTTAATACTGGTGTCCGGAATTTTATCGATAAGAACTCCGTCTCTCAAAACACTGATGCGATGGATGATATATATTTCATTTTCTTCCACCACAACCTCTGACACCGAAGCTCTTTCAAGGTTGGCCGGCTCATTCAGCGTGTAGGCCATACAAACATACTCGCTGTTCTCGGTATTGCAGGTATAATATTTTTTATCTAAAAAGTAACAGTAATCCCTTCCCTCATCAATCTGTTTTTTAGCAAATTCAGACTCTTTAATACGATCGATAAGTTCCTGATCTTCAATAAACCCTGCCCATTCTTCCGGTTTTTGAATTTTGTAGTTTTCAACTTGAATTTGATTATCCATATTTATATTTTACTATTTTAATTGGTTTTGGTTAAAAAATTTAGGGCATCCAAATTAATTAATTAAAAAATAAAAAGCAAGTATAAAAGCGTGACAAATGCTCACATAGACTTCGGCACAATAATTGACAGCTATGGATTAAATCATAATGCATGAGAATTTTAAAAACAATTTTAACAGGATGTATTCCTGTAGTAGCATTTTTTTCACTTGCTCAATGTACAGCCACTTCGGATGCTGTATCTTCAAACGGAAATGAAAAGACTTTTATTGTAGGCCCTCAAACTGCCGACTGTACAGGAGTGGTTCCCATGAAATGTCTTCAGGTAAAGGAAACACCAGGTGGTGACTGGACCAACTTTTACACCAATATTGACGGCTTCACCTATGAACCTGGATATGAATATGTTTTAAAAGTAAAAACAGAAAAAATTAAGAATCCTCCTGCAGATGGTTCATCAATAAAATATACTTTAGTAAAACAGATTTCTAAAACAAAAAAATAATCAGTAACAATTAAATTATTACACAGATGAAAAGTAAAACTTTAATTTTGACCGGGTTTCTTGCCCTTTCATCATTAGCTGTATCAGCTCAGAAAAAAACGAAAGCACCAAAAGCAAAAGCGAATTTGAAAACGTTCATCATTGGGCCAAAGAAAAGCCCATGTATGAGCATCAACCAACGAGGCGACTGTTATGAACTGAAGACGTCAAAATCTCAGAAAGAATGGGATAATCTTTCCCAGCCCATCAAAGGTTTCAACTATACACCCGGGTATGAGTACGTAATTCAGGTGAGAGCTGACAAACCGAAAGAGCAGTTAGAAGGTGCTAAAGAAGAATACACTTTCGTAAAAACCGTTTCTAAGAAAAAAGTTAAATCATAAACATTCAATAGCGAACCCCTCGAGATTTCGGGGGGTTCGCTATTTTTATAGTGCTGCATTCGTTTTTGCTATTAAATGTTAATCGGATTAACATCCGATCCTGATATAAATCGCCCCGTTGGGGCTCTTACAGGCAATTTTGATAAAAATAATCACGTGTTAAAAACATTAATTTCATCCACTTGGCTCCTTTTACCTTTTACCTTTTACCTTTTAACATGACAAAGCACGATCAAATTCATACCATCGAATTACCCGTTATGTTCATGATCTTTCGGAGGTTTAGGATAACTTCCCTTGTTCGCTTCTCCTACAGTGTTTGCCGTGGTCATTGCCACAACCAGATCATTCAGCATTCCGCTGGCTGCTGTTGGCGAATTAGGTAATAAAACCAAATTACTTCTGTTGCTTGCCCCTACAGAATGCAAGGTATCGTAATGTTGTGTAACCACGATCAATGCAGAAGCTTCATGAGAATTGATATCTACATTATTCAGCATTCTTACCGATTCTTCAAGACCTTTCGCAATTTCTCTTCTTTGGTCTGCAATCCCCTGCCCTTGTAGCTTTTTAGATTCTGCCTCAGCTTTTGCTACTGCAACAATTCTTATTCTCTGAGCTTCAGATTCATATTCTGCAGCCGTTTTTTCTCTTTCTGCAGCGTTGATCCTGTTCATGGCGTGTTTCACCTGTTCGTCCGGATCAATATCTGTTACCAACGCTTTAATAATATCATAACCGTAGCTGTTCATTGCTTCCTGTAATTCACTTTTTACAGCAATCGCTACATCATCCTTTCTCACAAAAACATCATCAAGCTTCAATTTCGGAACTTCTGCTCTTACCACATCAAAAACAAAAGAAGTAATCTGATTTTCAGGATTTTCCAGTCGATAATAAGCATCAGCAACCTGATTTCTAATTACCTGATACTGAACAGAAACCTTCATTCTGATGAAAACATTATCTAACGTTTTAGTATCAATAATTACATCTAATTGTTGAATTCTCAGATTCAATCTTTTAGCGATTTGATCTATGATGGGTAGCTTAAGATGTAATCCCGAATGCTTTACTGAAGTAAATTTACCGAAACGTTCAACGATTGCCGCCGTTTCCTGCTTCACCACAAAAAAGGAAGCAAATAGAATAATAAGCCCGAAAAATATAACGGGAACTAATAGATATGTCATAGTTTTTAATTTTTTAATGTGTCGTAATAATTTTATTTCCAAACAAGTAATATGTTTTTTTTTAAATATACTAAAAATAATTGTATAGATGAATGACATCAATCAACATCGTATTTGGAAAAGGACGGTTTAAATTGATTAATTTTATTCGTGTTTTACTAAAATCAGCTATATCATGTGGAATAAAAACAGAATTACAGAATTATTAGGAATTGAATATCCCATCATGCAGGGTCCTTTTGGCGGAGGTTTATCAACGGTTGAATTAACAACAACAGTCAGCAATCTCGGTGGTTTGGGTGGATTTGGAGCTTATACTTTATCGCCACAGGAAATTTACGATATTCATCAACAAATACAATCAAAAACTGACAAACCTTACAACCTCAATCTTTGGGTGAATGACCACGATATTATTGACGAAGAACACACGCAAAAGCAATACGAGAAGGCAGTTGAGACTTTTAAACCTTATTTTGATTTATTAAATATGGAAGTTCCGCAACCTCCCCCCTCTTTTGAATCGAGATTTCAGAATCAGTTGCAGGTTGTTTTTGATATTAAACCTAAAGTTTTCAGCTTTATGTTTGGGCTTTTAGATCCAAATATTATTGAAGATCTTCACAAACAGGGAACTATCGTTCTTGGAAATGCGACGACTTTGGATGAAGCCATCGCTTTGGAAAATCTGGGCGTTGATATTATTGTCGCTTCCGGTTTTGAA
The sequence above is a segment of the Chryseobacterium sp. MYb264 genome. Coding sequences within it:
- a CDS encoding DUF4377 domain-containing protein, whose product is MRILKTILTGCIPVVAFFSLAQCTATSDAVSSNGNEKTFIVGPQTADCTGVVPMKCLQVKETPGGDWTNFYTNIDGFTYEPGYEYVLKVKTEKIKNPPADGSSIKYTLVKQISKTKK
- a CDS encoding DUF4377 domain-containing protein; its protein translation is MKSKTLILTGFLALSSLAVSAQKKTKAPKAKANLKTFIIGPKKSPCMSINQRGDCYELKTSKSQKEWDNLSQPIKGFNYTPGYEYVIQVRADKPKEQLEGAKEEYTFVKTVSKKKVKS
- a CDS encoding SPFH domain-containing protein, with protein sequence MTYLLVPVIFFGLIILFASFFVVKQETAAIVERFGKFTSVKHSGLHLKLPIIDQIAKRLNLRIQQLDVIIDTKTLDNVFIRMKVSVQYQVIRNQVADAYYRLENPENQITSFVFDVVRAEVPKLKLDDVFVRKDDVAIAVKSELQEAMNSYGYDIIKALVTDIDPDEQVKHAMNRINAAEREKTAAEYESEAQRIRIVAVAKAEAESKKLQGQGIADQRREIAKGLEESVRMLNNVDINSHEASALIVVTQHYDTLHSVGASNRSNLVLLPNSPTAASGMLNDLVVAMTTANTVGEANKGSYPKPPKDHEHNG
- a CDS encoding NAD(P)H-dependent flavin oxidoreductase; its protein translation is MWNKNRITELLGIEYPIMQGPFGGGLSTVELTTTVSNLGGLGGFGAYTLSPQEIYDIHQQIQSKTDKPYNLNLWVNDHDIIDEEHTQKQYEKAVETFKPYFDLLNMEVPQPPPSFESRFQNQLQVVFDIKPKVFSFMFGLLDPNIIEDLHKQGTIVLGNATTLDEAIALENLGVDIIVASGFESGGHRPSFLDKSELSTTGTFALIQLVKDKVRIPVIAAGGIANGRGIAGAFTLGAEAVQIGTAFLATEESGALPIHKEFLFSDAAKSTTLSRAYTGRLGRGITTKITRNVLTATDKTLPFPLQTTFMGALRKAALEQQKNDLVFFWSGQIAPILKHKKASILMKSLIEEANGLLA